Genomic window (Comamonas endophytica):
ACATCGGGACGGCGCGCCAGCACCGCGGCAGGAACGCCTGCGGGAATCACCGGCAGCGTGGCCTGGGCAGCGCCCTCGGGCAACTCGAGGCGGCCCGCGATATCCCCGGCCAGCAGCGCCAGCGCATGGGCCAGCGCCGCCTGCTGGCGATCGAGCGCCAGCAGCTCCGATTCGGTCGCCGAGACTTCGGTCTGCATGCGCGCGACATCCAGCTCCGCCGCATCGCCCGCCTGGGCCCGGCGTGTGGTCAGGCGCAGGCTGTCGCGGTAGATATCCAGGCTTTGCGCCACCAGCGCGCGTTCGGCCTGCACCGCGCGCAGCTGCAGATAGGTCTGGGCGACATCGGCCTGCACCATCAGCCGGGTGCTCTGCAGCAAGGCGGCGCGCGCCTGGGCATCGAGCAGCGCCGCTTCGCTGGCGCGCGACAGCCGGCCCGAGAGATCGACTTCGTACGACAGGTTCAGGCCGGCCGTGCCCAGCGTTGCCGGGGATGCTCCATTGGCAAACTGGGCGCCCGCCTGGCGGGCCACGCCTGCGGACGCACCGAGCTGCGGCAGGCGCTGCGCATCGGCCGAACGCAGCAGCGCGCGCGCTTCGGCCAGCCGCGCCGCCGCCTGCTGGATATCGGTATTGGCATCGCCCGCGCGCTCGACCAGCGCCGTCAGCTGCGCGTCGCCAAAGGCCAGCCACCAGGCGCCGCGTGGCTGCGCTTCGGTGGCCGCGGCGGCCGATGCCGCGCCGGCCGATGCCGCGGCGGCCGATGTGCCGCTGAAGTCCGCCGGCACGGCGACGCCCGCATGCTCGGCCGGCATCGGCAGCGCACTGGCGCAACCGGCCAGCACCAGCGCGGCCAACAGGGGGGTCAACAGCGCCTTGGAGGGAAAAGTCTTGATGGCCTGCATCGCATGGCTCCTGTTCTTATTCATGGTTGCCTCGCGGCGCGGCCAGCACGGGATGCGCCACGGCGCCCGACCCGGCGGTATCGGTGGAGGGGTGCTGCAGCAGCGGCCGGTTGCCCGCCATGCGCCGCAGCAGCACATAGAACACCGGCGTGAGGAACAGGCCGAAGGCCGTGACACCGATCATTCCAAAGAACACCGCCACGCCCATCGCGCTGCGCATCTCGGCGCCCGCGCCCGTGGCCAGCACCAGGGGCAGCACGCCCATGACGAAAGCCAGCGAGGTCATCAGGATCGGGCGCAGGCGCAGCCGGCTGGCTTCGATCGCGGCCTGCACGGGCGTGCGCCCGGCGAACTCCAGCTCGCGTGCGAACTCCACGATCAGGATGGCGTTCTTGGCCGACAGCCCGACCAGCACGATCAGCCCGATCTGCGTGAACACGTTGTTGTCGCCGCCGCTGAGCCACACGCCGGTCATCGCGGCCAGCAGGCCCATCGGCACGATCAGGATGATGGCGATGGGCAGCGTCAGGCTTTCATACTGCGCGGCCAGCACCAGGAACACCAGCAGGATCGCCAGCGGAAACACCAGCAGCGCGGAATTGCCGGCCAGGATCTCCTGGTAGGTCAGCTCGGTCCATTCGAAGCCGATGCCCTTCGGCAGCGTCTCGGCCGCCACGCGCTCGATGGCCGCCTGCGCCTGGCCCGAGGAGAAGCCGGGCGCGGGTCCGCCGCTCACATCCGCGGAGAGAAAGCCGTTGTAGCGCATGGCACGTTCCGGCCCGAAGCTGGGCTCGAGCTTCATCAGCGCCGACAGCGGAACCATCTGGCCCGTGGTCGAGCGCACCTGCAGCAGCCCCACATCCTCGGCGCGCGCGCGGTAGGCGGCGTCGGCCTGCACGCGCACGCTGTAGGTGCGCCCGAACTGGTTGAAGTCGTTGGCGTAGAGGCTGCCCAGATAGATCTGCAGCGTCTCGAAGATGTCCGTCACCGGCACGCCGAGCTGGCGCGCCTTGGTGCGGTCGATATTCGCGTAGAGCTGCGGCACATTGACCTGCCAGCTGGTGAACAGTCCGGCCAGCTCGGGCGTCTGGTAGGCCTTGTCCATGAAGGCCTTGACGGCCGCATCCATGGCTTCGTAGCCCAGCGAGGCACGGTCCTCGATCTGCAG
Coding sequences:
- a CDS encoding efflux transporter outer membrane subunit — its product is MQAIKTFPSKALLTPLLAALVLAGCASALPMPAEHAGVAVPADFSGTSAAAASAGAASAAAATEAQPRGAWWLAFGDAQLTALVERAGDANTDIQQAAARLAEARALLRSADAQRLPQLGASAGVARQAGAQFANGASPATLGTAGLNLSYEVDLSGRLSRASEAALLDAQARAALLQSTRLMVQADVAQTYLQLRAVQAERALVAQSLDIYRDSLRLTTRRAQAGDAAELDVARMQTEVSATESELLALDRQQAALAHALALLAGDIAGRLELPEGAAQATLPVIPAGVPAAVLARRPDVAAAQATVQAELARVGIAQAAWFPDIALTAQGGYASPELGDLLRWSARSWGLNALLSLPLFDGGRRAAQEEGAKARLEAAVAAQRGQVLTALRDVEDQLSALRLLAAQSEVLEQSVRSAERASHLSDVRWRNGYVSQLELLDARRNALRQRRNALQVRTAQYTGTVMLIRALGGSWEQSGAPA